Proteins from one Caulobacter sp. X genomic window:
- a CDS encoding antirestriction protein ArdA → MGQAADDLEPRIYVACLAAYNSGVLHGAWIAVEDEDAVWAAIRAMLKASPEPMAEEFAIHDYEGFGGVEIAEYAGIAKVVETAAFLRARGELGALVLAEVGGDLDAAGAALDDQYHGVFASLADYFQAMTEETTVIPENLRLYIDYEAMARDARLNGEVFTVQIAHDAVHVFWTR, encoded by the coding sequence ATGGGACAAGCCGCTGATGACCTTGAGCCCCGCATCTATGTCGCCTGTCTGGCCGCCTATAACAGCGGCGTGCTGCACGGCGCCTGGATCGCGGTCGAGGACGAGGACGCCGTCTGGGCCGCGATCCGAGCGATGCTGAAGGCCTCGCCCGAGCCGATGGCCGAGGAGTTCGCAATCCACGACTACGAAGGGTTCGGCGGCGTCGAGATCGCCGAGTACGCCGGCATCGCCAAGGTCGTGGAGACCGCCGCCTTCCTGAGGGCGCGGGGGGAGTTGGGCGCCTTGGTGCTGGCCGAGGTCGGGGGCGACCTGGACGCGGCGGGCGCGGCGCTCGACGACCAGTATCACGGGGTTTTCGCCAGCCTGGCCGACTACTTCCAGGCGATGACCGAGGAGACCACGGTCATTCCGGAAAACCTGCGGCTCTATATCGACTACGAGGCCATGGCCCGCGATGCGCGGCTGAATGGCGAGGTCTTCACGGTCCAGATCGCGCACGATGCGGTGCATGTGTTCTGGACGCGTTAG